Proteins found in one Methylobacterium sp. CB376 genomic segment:
- a CDS encoding FAD-dependent oxidoreductase, with translation MTVACAEGVAFAAAVPVAVIGAGAAGLVAALAAREAGAEVLVLERDPVPRGSTALSAGLIPAPFTRWQRAAGIADSPEDFAADIMAKAGSEPDPGLVRLLTRTIGPALEWLADRHGLDLSVITDFRYPGHRVHRMHGLPSRSGEELVDRLRAAVEAADIPILCGAAVDTLFAGPGTIRGLGLVRPDGTRDTLACAALVLACNGYGGNKALVARHVPELAGALYFGHEGNRGDALLWGEALGAATRHLSGHQGHGSVAHPHGILITWATVTEGGFQVNAEGRRFADESRGYSEQAAEVLRQPGGTAVTVFDARIAGIAAQFEDFRRAQDAGAIVAADTVADLAARLHLPEDALAATLAEVEALKEAGGRDAFGRSFAGVPALVAPYRAVRVTGALFHTQGGLVVDDAARVLTAAGGAIPNLFAAGGAACGVSGTGPGGYLSGNGLLAAVALGRVAGASAGALAAG, from the coding sequence ATGACCGTCGCCTGCGCCGAGGGCGTCGCCTTCGCCGCTGCCGTGCCGGTCGCGGTGATCGGCGCGGGTGCCGCCGGCCTCGTGGCGGCGCTCGCCGCCCGCGAGGCCGGCGCCGAGGTGCTGGTGCTGGAGCGCGATCCCGTGCCGCGCGGCTCGACCGCGCTCTCGGCCGGCCTGATCCCGGCCCCCTTCACGCGGTGGCAGCGGGCGGCCGGCATCGCCGACAGCCCGGAGGACTTCGCCGCCGACATCATGGCGAAGGCCGGGAGCGAGCCCGACCCCGGTCTGGTCCGCCTCCTGACCCGGACCATCGGCCCGGCCCTCGAATGGCTCGCCGACCGCCACGGCCTCGACCTGTCGGTGATCACCGACTTCCGCTACCCGGGCCACCGCGTCCATCGCATGCACGGCCTGCCGAGCCGCTCCGGCGAGGAATTGGTCGACCGCCTGCGCGCCGCCGTCGAGGCCGCAGACATCCCGATCCTGTGCGGGGCCGCCGTCGACACCCTGTTCGCCGGGCCGGGGACGATCCGGGGGCTCGGCCTCGTGCGCCCCGACGGCACGCGGGACACGCTCGCCTGCGCGGCGCTGGTGCTCGCCTGCAACGGCTACGGCGGCAACAAGGCCCTGGTCGCCCGCCACGTGCCGGAGCTCGCGGGCGCCCTGTATTTCGGCCACGAGGGCAATCGCGGCGACGCGCTGCTCTGGGGCGAGGCGCTCGGCGCGGCGACCCGCCACCTCTCCGGCCACCAGGGCCATGGCTCGGTGGCGCACCCGCACGGCATCCTGATCACCTGGGCGACGGTCACCGAGGGCGGCTTCCAGGTGAATGCCGAGGGCCGCCGCTTCGCGGACGAGAGCCGCGGCTATTCCGAGCAGGCCGCCGAGGTGCTGCGCCAGCCCGGCGGCACCGCCGTGACGGTGTTCGACGCCCGCATCGCCGGCATCGCCGCCCAGTTCGAGGATTTCCGCCGGGCGCAGGACGCGGGCGCGATCGTGGCGGCCGACACCGTTGCGGATCTCGCCGCCCGCCTCCACCTCCCGGAGGACGCGCTGGCCGCCACCCTGGCCGAGGTCGAGGCGCTCAAGGAAGCGGGCGGGCGCGACGCTTTCGGACGCTCCTTCGCGGGCGTGCCGGCGCTCGTTGCGCCCTATCGGGCGGTGCGGGTCACCGGCGCCCTGTTCCACACCCAGGGCGGCCTCGTTGTGGACGACGCGGCCCGGGTGCTCACGGCGGCGGGCGGCGCGATCCCGAACCTGTTCGCCGCCGGGGGCGCGGCCTGCGGCGTGTCGGGGACCGGGCCGGGCGGCTACCTGTCGGGCAACGGGCTCCTGGCGGCGGTGGCGCTCGGCCGCGTCGCCGGGGCGAGCGCCGGCGCGCTCGCTGCCGGCTGA
- a CDS encoding DUF3617 domain-containing protein, giving the protein MGIGCGLALVAHAPLAASGVPESGRYEVEVRLELPHVESAAARKTVRVCLAGGPVVGDHGLAVLSDNNPLATCPASNVRQDGDELTFDIACAGRNAGWATARFLLAPTGFRGRIAMWLGGKNMTMAEVQAGRRIGDCRGPGAESAPEP; this is encoded by the coding sequence GTGGGGATCGGCTGCGGCCTCGCGCTGGTGGCGCACGCGCCGCTCGCGGCATCCGGCGTGCCGGAAAGCGGACGCTACGAGGTCGAGGTGAGGCTGGAACTGCCGCATGTCGAGAGCGCGGCGGCCAGGAAGACGGTCCGCGTCTGCCTGGCGGGCGGCCCCGTCGTCGGCGACCATGGCCTGGCGGTGCTGAGCGACAACAACCCGCTCGCCACATGCCCGGCCTCGAACGTCCGGCAGGACGGTGACGAACTCACCTTCGACATCGCCTGCGCCGGCAGGAATGCCGGCTGGGCGACCGCGCGATTCCTGCTGGCGCCGACGGGCTTCCGCGGCCGCATCGCCATGTGGCTGGGCGGCAAGAACATGACCATGGCGGAGGTCCAGGCCGGTCGCCGGATCGGCGACTGCCGCGGCCCCGGTGCCGAGTCAGCGCCTGAGCCGTGA
- the leuD gene encoding 3-isopropylmalate dehydratase small subunit, which produces MQPFTTLTAVAIPLGVANVDTDQILPARFLKKPRSAGYGAFLFHDERRRGDAMLLDAPAYAGAGILVAGRNFGCGSSREGAVYALVDGGIRCVIAPSFGDIFASNAAKNGLLTVALPEEVAAALRARLAAAPGATLTVDLPAERITDPDGAVIPFAIDPFRKRCLVEGLDDIDLTLAHAAAIDAYDARAERETPWRIPPM; this is translated from the coding sequence ATGCAGCCCTTCACGACCCTCACGGCGGTGGCGATCCCTCTCGGCGTCGCCAACGTCGACACCGACCAGATCCTTCCCGCCCGCTTCCTCAAGAAGCCGCGCAGCGCCGGCTACGGCGCCTTCCTGTTCCACGACGAGCGTCGCCGGGGCGACGCGATGCTCCTCGACGCGCCCGCCTACGCGGGCGCCGGGATCCTGGTCGCGGGTCGCAATTTCGGCTGCGGCTCCAGTCGCGAGGGTGCGGTCTACGCCCTCGTGGACGGCGGCATCCGCTGCGTGATCGCCCCGAGCTTCGGCGACATCTTCGCCTCGAATGCCGCCAAGAACGGCCTCCTCACCGTCGCGCTGCCGGAGGAGGTCGCGGCGGCGCTGAGGGCGCGCCTCGCCGCCGCCCCGGGCGCGACGCTCACGGTCGACCTGCCGGCCGAGCGCATCACCGATCCCGACGGTGCCGTGATCCCCTTCGCGATCGACCCGTTCCGCAAGCGCTGCCTCGTCGAGGGGCTGGACGACATCGACCTGACCCTGGCGCACGCGGCGGCGATCGACGCCTACGACGCGCGGGCAGAGCGCGAGACGCCGTGGCGGATCCCGCCGATGTAG
- the leuC gene encoding 3-isopropylmalate dehydratase large subunit, translating to MTQTPRTLFDKVWDAHVMAARPDGQALLAIDRHLLHEGSFHAFGMIDHAGRAVRRPDLTFAIADHYVPSRGRDRPIPDPEIAAMVSGLAENAARHGIRHFGLDDPGQGIVHVLAPEQGLTLPGLTIVCGDSHTSTHGAFGALGFGIGATEVAHVLATQALWQRRPKTLRVTIDGTLGVHVTAKDVILAIIGRIGAGGAVGHVLEYAGSAIRALSMEGRLTICNMSIEAGARAGMVAPDDTTFAFLDGRPFAPKGETFARAVAAWRRLPSDPGARFDREESLEAGAIAPTVTWGTSPETAVPVTGTVPDPAAESDLGRAGQMRAMLDYMALAPGTPLEAVTIDRVFIGSCTNARIEDLRAAASVLRGRRAAVPGLVVPGSGPVRRQAEAEGLDAVFREAGLEWGEPGCSMCVGINGDLVPPGERCASTTNRNFPGRQGPNARTHLMSPAMAAAAALTGRLTDVRRLGAP from the coding sequence ATGACCCAGACGCCCCGCACCCTGTTCGACAAGGTCTGGGACGCGCACGTGATGGCCGCGCGCCCGGACGGGCAGGCCCTGCTCGCCATCGACCGGCACCTGCTGCACGAGGGCTCGTTCCACGCCTTCGGGATGATCGACCATGCCGGGCGGGCGGTGCGCCGGCCCGACCTGACCTTCGCGATCGCCGACCATTACGTGCCCTCGCGCGGGCGCGACCGCCCGATTCCCGATCCCGAGATCGCCGCCATGGTGTCGGGCCTCGCCGAGAACGCGGCCCGCCACGGCATCCGCCACTTCGGCCTCGACGATCCGGGCCAGGGCATCGTGCACGTGCTCGCCCCCGAGCAGGGCCTGACCCTGCCGGGCCTCACGATCGTGTGCGGGGATTCCCACACCTCGACCCACGGGGCCTTCGGGGCGCTCGGCTTCGGGATCGGGGCGACCGAGGTCGCGCACGTGCTGGCCACCCAGGCGCTCTGGCAGCGCCGGCCCAAGACCCTGCGCGTGACCATCGACGGGACGCTCGGCGTCCACGTCACCGCCAAGGACGTCATCCTGGCCATCATCGGCCGCATCGGGGCGGGCGGCGCGGTCGGGCACGTGCTCGAATACGCCGGCAGCGCGATCCGCGCCCTGTCGATGGAGGGGCGGCTGACCATCTGCAACATGTCGATCGAGGCGGGTGCGCGCGCCGGGATGGTCGCCCCGGACGACACGACCTTCGCGTTCCTCGACGGGCGGCCCTTCGCGCCGAAGGGCGAGACCTTCGCGCGGGCCGTGGCGGCGTGGCGGCGCCTGCCGAGCGATCCCGGCGCGCGCTTCGACCGCGAGGAGAGCCTCGAGGCGGGCGCCATCGCCCCGACCGTCACCTGGGGCACCAGCCCCGAGACGGCGGTGCCGGTGACCGGCACCGTGCCCGATCCGGCGGCCGAGTCCGATCTCGGCCGCGCCGGCCAGATGCGGGCGATGCTCGACTACATGGCGCTCGCGCCCGGGACGCCCCTCGAAGCGGTGACCATCGACCGGGTGTTCATCGGCTCCTGCACCAATGCGCGCATCGAGGACCTGCGCGCCGCGGCCAGCGTGCTGCGCGGCCGGCGCGCGGCGGTGCCGGGCCTCGTGGTGCCCGGCTCCGGCCCCGTGCGCCGGCAGGCGGAGGCCGAAGGGCTCGACGCGGTGTTCCGGGAGGCCGGCCTCGAATGGGGCGAGCCGGGCTGCTCGATGTGCGTCGGCATCAACGGCGACCTCGTGCCGCCGGGCGAGCGATGCGCCTCGACCACCAACCGCAACTTCCCGGGCCGCCAGGGCCCGAACGCGCGCACCCACCTGATGAGCCCGGCCATGGCGGCCGCCGCGGCCCTGACCGGCCGCCTCACCGACGTCCGCCGCCTCGGAGCGCCCTGA
- a CDS encoding cysteine hydrolase family protein, whose protein sequence is MSDATIPLARTALLICDLQNDFLHPDGAYGRAGQAAPEIAALPARLKPLADALRARGGFVVSTHFTLVPGRGGEPLISPHLRALRPFLTRGDFLPGAWGHALVDDLQPADLTVEKVAYSAFYMTRLEWVLRKCGIERLIVSGIVTNGGVASTVRDAHVRDFAVTLLSDGCAAFSAEVHETAVEALRPVCRVATVAEILAEIMAETGA, encoded by the coding sequence ATGAGCGACGCCACGATCCCCCTGGCGCGCACCGCGCTCCTGATCTGCGATCTCCAGAACGACTTCCTGCACCCGGACGGCGCCTACGGCCGGGCCGGGCAGGCGGCGCCCGAGATCGCCGCCCTGCCGGCGCGGCTGAAGCCCCTCGCGGACGCGCTCCGGGCGCGGGGCGGCTTCGTCGTCTCGACCCACTTCACCCTGGTGCCGGGCCGGGGCGGCGAGCCGTTGATCTCCCCCCACCTGCGCGCACTGCGCCCGTTCCTGACGCGGGGCGACTTCCTGCCCGGCGCCTGGGGACACGCCCTGGTGGACGACCTGCAGCCCGCCGACCTCACGGTCGAGAAGGTCGCCTACTCGGCCTTCTACATGACGCGGCTCGAATGGGTCCTGCGCAAGTGCGGCATCGAGCGGCTGATCGTGTCCGGCATCGTCACCAACGGCGGCGTCGCCTCGACGGTGCGTGACGCCCACGTGCGCGACTTCGCGGTGACGCTGCTGTCGGATGGCTGCGCGGCCTTCTCGGCCGAGGTCCACGAGACCGCCGTCGAGGCCCTGCGCCCGGTCTGCCGGGTGGCGACGGTCGCCGAGATCCTGGCTGAGATCATGGCGGAGACCGGCGCATGA